The following coding sequences are from one Paenibacillus tundrae window:
- a CDS encoding ABC-F family ATP-binding cassette domain-containing protein — MLLQVSGIIKRYGVDPILDGVNLQILERERIGLVGVNGAGKSTLLKIIAGEMSYDGGQIFKSKETTLGYLAQNSGLQSDRTIWEEMMNVFAHLTQAEAELRQMEQDIADPAFMEDEKKYAELLERYAKRSDWFKDHGGYEMETRIRSVLHGMGFGEFAADTPIATLSGGQKTRLALARILLQAPDLLMLDEPTNYLDIPTLTWLEDYLRGYSGALLVVSHDRYFLDRLVTTIVEIERHRSRKYTGNYSRYMELKAAEYETQMKQYEKQQDEISKMEEFVQKNIVRASTTKRAQSRRKALDKMERLDKPMGDLKKAHFSFETAVMSGKEVLRVDQLSVAYEAGSPLFRNVSFDLRRGETVALIGPNGIGKSTMLKCLTGSLRPAAGDIQWGTKVQIGYYDQEQTGLTPTNTVLEELWGAYPGMEEARIRTVLGNFLFSGDDVLKKISSLSGGEKARVSLSKLMLKEANMLILDEPTNHLDLFAKEVLEAALMDYEGTLLFISHDRYFLNKMAERIVELHPGGTEHYLGNYDDYVEKKQELEDIAREAAEAKAASAKLSPKASTAPSSTEKSGAASFEADKQAKREERNRQRRQETLELKIAELEDEITGLEAQMAQPEVYQDYMKLQELQAKSEELKQQVATAYEEWEALALE, encoded by the coding sequence ATGTTATTACAAGTATCCGGAATTATTAAACGTTATGGTGTCGATCCAATTTTGGACGGCGTAAACTTACAAATATTAGAACGTGAACGAATTGGCCTCGTCGGTGTAAACGGCGCAGGCAAATCAACGTTGCTCAAAATCATTGCCGGTGAGATGTCCTACGATGGCGGGCAAATTTTCAAATCAAAAGAGACGACGCTGGGTTATCTTGCTCAGAATAGTGGACTGCAGTCCGATCGCACCATCTGGGAAGAGATGATGAACGTCTTCGCCCATCTAACCCAAGCTGAGGCTGAATTAAGACAGATGGAACAGGATATCGCCGACCCTGCCTTCATGGAAGACGAGAAAAAATATGCAGAGCTGCTGGAGCGTTATGCGAAGCGTTCCGATTGGTTCAAGGATCATGGCGGCTATGAGATGGAAACTCGTATTCGAAGCGTGCTGCACGGGATGGGGTTTGGCGAATTTGCCGCAGACACACCGATTGCTACGCTCAGTGGCGGGCAAAAAACACGACTTGCTCTTGCTCGTATTCTGTTACAAGCCCCTGATCTTCTCATGCTGGATGAGCCGACGAACTATCTCGACATCCCTACCTTAACTTGGCTGGAAGATTACCTGCGAGGGTATTCAGGCGCGTTGCTGGTCGTATCTCATGACCGTTACTTCCTTGACCGACTTGTTACAACCATCGTCGAAATCGAACGGCACCGTTCTAGGAAATATACAGGTAACTACAGTCGATATATGGAGCTCAAAGCGGCTGAGTATGAAACACAGATGAAGCAATATGAGAAACAGCAAGATGAAATATCCAAGATGGAAGAATTCGTGCAGAAAAACATCGTTCGGGCTTCAACAACCAAGCGCGCACAGAGTCGGCGCAAAGCGCTCGACAAAATGGAACGTCTCGACAAACCGATGGGCGATCTGAAGAAGGCTCACTTTTCTTTTGAAACAGCCGTCATGTCGGGTAAGGAAGTTCTTCGAGTGGATCAATTGTCCGTTGCATATGAAGCGGGCTCGCCCCTATTCCGCAATGTTTCGTTCGACCTGCGACGTGGAGAGACCGTTGCCCTGATTGGGCCTAACGGGATTGGTAAATCTACCATGCTCAAATGCCTAACAGGAAGCTTGCGCCCGGCAGCTGGTGATATTCAGTGGGGAACGAAGGTGCAGATTGGGTATTATGATCAGGAGCAAACAGGACTCACCCCAACCAACACGGTGTTGGAAGAACTATGGGGTGCTTATCCTGGCATGGAGGAAGCCCGCATTCGTACGGTTCTGGGCAACTTCTTGTTCAGCGGTGACGATGTGCTCAAAAAAATCTCCTCGCTCAGCGGCGGGGAAAAGGCGCGTGTTTCCCTTTCTAAGCTCATGCTTAAGGAAGCCAATATGCTGATTCTGGACGAGCCTACGAACCATCTGGATCTATTCGCCAAAGAGGTACTGGAAGCGGCTCTCATGGACTACGAAGGCACATTGCTATTCATCTCTCATGACCGTTATTTCCTCAATAAAATGGCGGAGCGAATTGTTGAATTGCATCCAGGTGGAACGGAGCATTATCTCGGCAATTACGATGATTATGTCGAGAAAAAACAGGAGCTTGAAGATATCGCACGCGAAGCTGCTGAAGCCAAGGCAGCCTCTGCTAAACTCTCTCCTAAAGCGAGCACTGCTCCCTCATCAACGGAGAAATCAGGCGCTGCATCCTTTGAAGCAGATAAACAAGCGAAGCGGGAAGAACGCAATCGACAACGTAGACAAGAAACGCTAGAGTTGAAAATTGCGGAGCTTGAGGATGAGATTACAGGGCTTGAGGCACAGATGGCGCAACCTGAAGTTTATCAGGATTACATGAAGCTACAGGAGCTGCAAGCCAAATCGGAGGAGCTTAAGCAGCAAGTTGCGACAGCTTATGAGGAATGGGAAGCTCTCGCTTTGGAATAG
- a CDS encoding 5-formyltetrahydrofolate cyclo-ligase: MQDRMEHKSELRSRLKHSRDLLDESLRLHAMGEISLVVKQELHRWRLDKPQLTIFSYLSYRSEATTAFLFEDGWKHGDVMLAPKVLANPPRMELRRVTGQQDIQPGVWGIPEPKESCEVLQPEDWPDIDLVIVPGLGFDLQGGRIGYGGGYYDRFAETLVVQCSQAGQRPQLAALVLPGQLQDEIPMEPLDLRLDLLMTTEGVLHINKGL, translated from the coding sequence ATGCAGGATCGGATGGAACACAAGAGCGAGCTTCGTTCTCGGCTGAAGCACAGTCGGGATCTGCTGGATGAATCGCTTCGCCTTCATGCGATGGGGGAGATAAGCCTTGTGGTGAAGCAGGAGCTACATCGATGGAGGCTGGACAAGCCACAGTTAACGATTTTTAGCTATTTGTCCTATCGCAGCGAGGCAACGACTGCGTTTTTGTTTGAAGATGGATGGAAGCATGGGGATGTGATGCTTGCCCCCAAAGTGCTGGCGAATCCCCCTCGGATGGAACTGAGGAGGGTGACCGGACAACAGGATATTCAGCCAGGTGTATGGGGCATACCCGAACCTAAGGAATCCTGTGAAGTATTACAGCCGGAGGATTGGCCTGATATCGATCTTGTTATTGTGCCTGGTTTGGGATTTGACCTTCAGGGCGGCCGGATTGGTTATGGCGGCGGTTATTATGACCGTTTTGCCGAGACGCTGGTAGTCCAATGTTCCCAAGCAGGTCAAAGACCACAGTTGGCAGCACTTGTGTTACCAGGGCAATTGCAGGACGAGATTCCGATGGAACCGCTCGATCTGCGACTGGATCTGTTGATGACGACCGAAGGTGTACTACATATCAATAAAGGGTTGTGA
- the moaC gene encoding cyclic pyranopterin monophosphate synthase MoaC has protein sequence MVLSSDVHNGQTSGGEFTHFNEQGRARMVDISGKEATVRKAVAVSKVTMQPATLEAIREGRIGKGDVLAVAQIAGIQGAKKTSDWIPMCHPLALTGVDIRFHDNGVDEIQIEATIKTEGKTGVEMEALTAASAAALTIYDMCKALQKDMIIGPTMLQSKSGGKNGDFNR, from the coding sequence ATGGTATTGAGTTCTGATGTACACAACGGACAGACTTCCGGAGGGGAGTTTACCCATTTTAATGAACAGGGACGGGCTCGAATGGTTGATATTTCGGGCAAGGAGGCTACCGTTCGGAAAGCAGTGGCGGTGTCCAAAGTAACGATGCAACCAGCTACGCTTGAAGCCATCCGTGAAGGACGTATCGGCAAAGGCGACGTTTTGGCTGTTGCTCAGATCGCCGGTATTCAAGGGGCTAAGAAAACATCGGACTGGATTCCAATGTGTCATCCCCTTGCACTGACAGGTGTGGATATCCGTTTTCACGACAACGGTGTGGATGAGATACAGATTGAAGCAACGATAAAAACGGAAGGAAAGACTGGCGTCGAGATGGAGGCACTAACCGCAGCCTCGGCTGCGGCGCTTACGATCTATGACATGTGTAAAGCCTTGCAAAAAGACATGATTATCGGTCCGACGATGCTGCAATCCAAAAGTGGTGGCAAAAATGGGGATTTTAATCGATAA
- a CDS encoding MogA/MoaB family molybdenum cofactor biosynthesis protein has protein sequence MVWRTAILTASDKGARGEREDTSAQVIRELVEEELGGEIVEYRIVPDEPDEIIAALIEMTDYFHADLVLTTGGTELAIRDITPEATRRVIEREVPGMAEAMRYSVMSKNRSAMLFRGLCGIRGRTLIVNLPGTPKGVHEHLAAIMDQLPEALLMVTGQFKQ, from the coding sequence ATGGTGTGGAGAACAGCAATCCTGACAGCCAGCGACAAAGGGGCCCGCGGGGAACGTGAGGATACGAGTGCACAAGTCATCCGGGAGCTTGTAGAAGAAGAACTGGGTGGGGAGATCGTAGAGTACCGCATCGTTCCTGATGAACCCGATGAGATTATCGCGGCACTAATTGAGATGACAGATTATTTTCATGCAGACCTTGTACTGACCACAGGAGGTACGGAACTTGCGATTCGCGATATTACCCCGGAGGCGACAAGGCGGGTAATTGAGAGAGAAGTTCCAGGTATGGCTGAAGCAATGCGTTACAGTGTCATGAGCAAAAATCGTTCTGCCATGCTGTTCCGCGGCTTGTGTGGTATTCGTGGACGTACACTGATCGTCAATTTGCCTGGTACGCCTAAGGGGGTACACGAGCATTTGGCAGCGATTATGGATCAGCTTCCAGAGGCACTACTCATGGTTACAGGACAGTTTAAGCAATAG
- a CDS encoding twin-arginine translocase TatA/TatE family subunit: MGSAIGPTGFILLVVVALLLFGPNKLPELGRAVGRTFREFKDGAREIISDDDASKRKEQEKAKPLASESAPVDKPEDKRLPE, translated from the coding sequence ATGGGAAGTGCTATAGGTCCAACAGGTTTTATTTTATTAGTTGTTGTGGCGCTGTTGTTGTTTGGTCCAAACAAGCTTCCTGAACTGGGACGTGCAGTTGGCCGTACTTTTCGTGAATTCAAAGACGGCGCACGCGAGATTATCTCGGATGATGACGCATCCAAACGCAAGGAGCAGGAAAAGGCCAAGCCACTGGCATCGGAGAGTGCACCTGTAGATAAGCCTGAAGACAAACGCTTGCCGGAGTAA
- the tatC gene encoding twin-arginine translocase subunit TatC produces MTQQTEEMTIVEHLSELRKRLIYVLSVFVLGLIVGFFVADPVYEYLTKAESVKGFVLHAFSFWDGIGIYMKIAGLFSLVVTLPFTVFQIWKFVSPGLRPIERKAALKYVPYVFLLFLIGLSFAYYVVFPMALAFTTSITEKMGLVETYGMKQYFSFLFGIVLPVSLLFELPLLIMFLTAIRILNPTRLRKMRRVAYFILIFIAVVVTPPDFISDLLVMIPLLLLYEFSVFLSAFVYRKQLAADEASESRYIQASDENSMNS; encoded by the coding sequence ATGACGCAGCAGACAGAAGAAATGACAATTGTGGAACATTTGAGCGAGCTGCGCAAGCGGCTGATTTATGTGCTGAGCGTTTTTGTTTTAGGTTTAATTGTAGGCTTTTTTGTAGCAGATCCCGTGTATGAGTACTTAACGAAAGCCGAGTCGGTTAAAGGTTTTGTACTGCACGCCTTTTCTTTCTGGGATGGTATTGGCATCTATATGAAGATTGCGGGACTGTTTTCGCTTGTTGTGACATTGCCATTTACAGTGTTTCAGATCTGGAAATTTGTAAGCCCGGGGCTACGACCTATTGAGCGGAAGGCTGCATTGAAATATGTACCGTATGTCTTTCTTCTGTTCCTGATTGGTCTGTCGTTTGCCTATTATGTTGTCTTCCCGATGGCGCTTGCGTTTACAACATCGATTACGGAGAAAATGGGACTTGTCGAGACATATGGCATGAAGCAATATTTCAGTTTTCTGTTTGGCATTGTGCTGCCTGTATCTTTGTTGTTCGAGCTTCCACTGCTCATCATGTTCCTGACAGCAATACGGATTCTGAATCCGACCCGTCTTCGCAAAATGAGAAGAGTGGCTTACTTCATCCTGATCTTCATCGCTGTAGTGGTTACACCACCGGATTTTATCTCAGATCTCCTAGTGATGATTCCCTTGCTTTTGTTGTATGAGTTCAGTGTGTTTCTATCGGCCTTTGTATATCGTAAGCAGTTAGCTGCCGATGAGGCGTCAGAGTCGCGCTACATCCAGGCGAGTGACGAGAACAGCATGAATAGCTAG
- the groES gene encoding co-chaperone GroES → MIRPLGERVLVEPLEQEQTTSFGIVLPDSAKEKPQEGKVIAVGAGVLKDGVRVALEVKEGDRVIFSKYAGTEIKFEGKEYLIMKESDIHAILD, encoded by the coding sequence ATGATCAGACCTTTAGGTGAACGCGTATTGGTAGAACCATTGGAGCAAGAGCAAACTACTTCTTTCGGGATCGTACTTCCGGACTCTGCTAAAGAGAAGCCACAAGAGGGTAAAGTAATTGCTGTTGGCGCTGGAGTGCTGAAAGACGGCGTACGTGTAGCTCTGGAAGTGAAAGAAGGAGACCGCGTAATCTTCTCCAAATATGCCGGTACAGAAATCAAATTCGAAGGTAAAGAATATTTGATTATGAAAGAGAGCGACATTCACGCGATTCTCGACTAA
- the groL gene encoding chaperonin GroEL (60 kDa chaperone family; promotes refolding of misfolded polypeptides especially under stressful conditions; forms two stacked rings of heptamers to form a barrel-shaped 14mer; ends can be capped by GroES; misfolded proteins enter the barrel where they are refolded when GroES binds) yields the protein MAKDIKFSEDARRSMLRGVDALANAVKVTLGPKGRNVVLEKKFGSPLITNDGVTIAKEIELEDAFENMGAQLVKEVATKTNDVAGDGTTTATVLAQALITEGLKNVTAGASPIGIRKGIDKAVKAAVAELQSISKPIETKQSIAQVAAISAADEEVGELIAEAMEKVGKDGVITVEESKGFATELEVVEGMQFDRGYISPYMITDTDKMEAVLDNPYILITDKKISSTQDILPLLEKIVQQGKPLVLIAEDIEGEALAMLVVNKLRGTFNAVAVKAPGFGDRRKAMLQDIAALTGGQLITEELGLDLKSAVVEQLGTARQIRVTKENTIIVDGAGNKSDIDARVSQIRTQLEETTSEFDKEKLQERLAKLSGGVAVIKVGAATETELKERKLRIEDALNATRAAVEEGIVSGGGTALLNVYQAVAAVALSGDEQTGVNIVLKALEAPIRTIAANAGEEGSVIVERLKKEQTGVGFNAATGEWVNMIEAGIVDPAKVTRYALQNAASVAAMFLTTEAVIADKPEPASAGAGMPDMGGMGGMGGMM from the coding sequence ATGGCTAAAGACATTAAATTCAGTGAAGACGCTCGTCGCTCTATGCTTCGTGGTGTAGATGCATTGGCTAATGCAGTAAAAGTAACACTCGGTCCTAAAGGCCGTAACGTTGTACTTGAGAAAAAATTCGGAAGCCCGCTCATCACGAATGACGGTGTAACCATCGCTAAAGAAATCGAACTGGAAGATGCATTCGAGAACATGGGTGCACAACTGGTTAAAGAAGTAGCAACCAAAACAAACGATGTTGCCGGTGACGGTACAACTACAGCAACTGTATTGGCTCAAGCGCTGATCACAGAAGGTCTGAAAAACGTAACTGCAGGCGCTAGCCCAATCGGTATCCGTAAAGGGATCGACAAAGCGGTTAAAGCTGCGGTTGCTGAATTGCAATCCATCTCCAAACCGATCGAAACAAAACAATCCATCGCACAAGTTGCAGCAATCTCTGCTGCTGACGAAGAAGTAGGCGAATTGATCGCTGAAGCTATGGAAAAAGTAGGTAAAGACGGCGTTATCACTGTAGAAGAATCCAAAGGATTCGCAACAGAGCTTGAAGTGGTTGAAGGTATGCAATTCGACCGTGGATACATCTCTCCTTACATGATCACAGATACGGACAAAATGGAAGCTGTTTTGGACAATCCGTACATCTTGATCACAGACAAAAAAATCTCCAGCACGCAAGACATCTTGCCATTGCTTGAGAAAATCGTTCAACAAGGTAAACCACTCGTATTGATCGCTGAAGATATCGAAGGCGAAGCATTGGCGATGTTGGTTGTGAATAAATTGCGTGGTACATTCAATGCTGTAGCTGTTAAAGCTCCAGGATTCGGTGACCGTCGTAAAGCGATGCTGCAAGATATCGCTGCCCTGACTGGTGGCCAATTGATCACGGAAGAACTGGGTCTGGATCTGAAATCCGCTGTTGTGGAACAACTGGGTACAGCTCGTCAAATCCGTGTAACTAAAGAAAACACAATCATCGTTGACGGTGCTGGTAACAAATCCGATATCGATGCACGTGTAAGCCAAATCCGTACGCAATTGGAAGAAACAACTTCCGAGTTCGACAAAGAAAAACTGCAAGAGCGTCTGGCTAAATTGTCTGGCGGCGTAGCAGTAATCAAAGTTGGTGCGGCTACTGAAACTGAATTGAAAGAACGCAAACTGCGTATCGAAGATGCCCTGAACGCAACTCGCGCTGCGGTTGAAGAAGGTATCGTATCCGGTGGTGGTACTGCGCTTCTGAACGTATATCAAGCTGTTGCTGCTGTAGCATTGTCCGGCGACGAGCAAACAGGTGTGAACATCGTACTGAAAGCTCTGGAAGCACCAATCCGTACAATCGCAGCTAACGCTGGCGAAGAAGGTTCCGTAATCGTGGAACGTCTGAAAAAAGAACAAACAGGCGTAGGCTTCAACGCTGCGACTGGCGAATGGGTTAACATGATCGAAGCAGGTATCGTTGACCCTGCGAAAGTAACGCGTTATGCATTGCAAAACGCTGCTTCCGTAGCAGCAATGTTCCTGACGACTGAAGCCGTTATCGCTGACAAACCAGAACCTGCAAGTGCTGGTGCTGGAATGCCTGACATGGGCGGTATGGGTGGAATGGGCGGCATGATGTAA
- a CDS encoding clostripain-related cysteine peptidase, with the protein MKGRNVVSSIRGLIILLFLFLATTSSASAQDTRHADALNHLGLFNGTESGYELSRVPTRAEALVMMLRLWGKEEDVQKNTNKNPFKDTGWESSYVSFAYANGIVNGISEHHFGGNQPSSLKQYSAMVLRVLGYSETKGDFTYETAVSFASIVLGIDLTKEVEFNRGTLAKISSYVLNTRPKNQIATHGQILREKDVFTTQSLNEARSILEQDKKLDSTTILIYAIGSDLESQQGQLTNDLEEMYRGQPNQNTNILIQTGGTLKYHNKYMTDGASERFEVSDGRLKKHPSRIQTAASDPKTLRDFLVWGKAVAPSERYILVLWDHGYGTMGGFGADELNGRKTMKVSELSKAIDASDMYFDLIVFDACLMGTVETAYSLRNHGKYLIASEDSIPAAGLYYTTWIGALERNPQISSERLGRLILDSFTLHSGIEASMQTTMSMMKLSQAESLVHAIENAAFDFSLTDLAKNSDLLGKNDGVFDQYDLIDLMGKSSEVTAAAQALAFEVKNSAGFKNRNGVGMYVPNKKMEHANEMKEELKAMGLSSKYLESIFN; encoded by the coding sequence TTGAAAGGTCGGAATGTAGTGAGTAGTATCCGAGGTTTAATCATTTTATTATTTTTGTTTCTTGCAACAACTTCATCAGCATCGGCACAAGATACACGCCATGCAGATGCGCTTAACCACTTGGGATTATTCAATGGAACGGAGAGTGGCTATGAACTCTCGAGGGTGCCTACCAGAGCAGAAGCGCTGGTGATGATGCTTCGTCTGTGGGGTAAGGAAGAAGACGTTCAGAAAAACACCAACAAAAATCCATTTAAGGATACGGGTTGGGAAAGTTCCTATGTGTCGTTTGCCTATGCCAATGGCATTGTTAATGGAATCAGCGAGCATCATTTCGGAGGTAACCAACCAAGTTCTCTAAAGCAATATAGTGCAATGGTTTTAAGAGTTTTGGGATATTCAGAAACAAAGGGTGACTTTACATATGAAACTGCGGTTTCTTTCGCTTCAATCGTTTTAGGAATAGACCTTACAAAAGAAGTCGAGTTCAATCGGGGAACTCTTGCAAAAATAAGTAGCTATGTTTTAAACACCAGACCCAAAAATCAAATTGCAACACATGGTCAGATCCTTCGAGAGAAAGATGTGTTCACAACGCAAAGTTTAAACGAGGCAAGATCGATCTTGGAGCAGGATAAAAAATTGGATTCAACGACAATTCTAATATATGCAATTGGTTCTGACCTTGAATCACAACAAGGCCAACTAACCAATGACTTGGAAGAAATGTATCGTGGTCAGCCAAACCAAAATACGAACATCCTAATTCAAACAGGTGGAACGCTCAAATATCACAACAAATATATGACGGATGGAGCATCCGAACGTTTTGAAGTTAGCGATGGACGACTTAAAAAGCATCCAAGCCGCATCCAAACCGCTGCATCAGACCCTAAAACACTAAGGGATTTTCTTGTTTGGGGCAAAGCCGTTGCACCAAGTGAGCGTTATATACTTGTTTTATGGGATCACGGGTACGGTACAATGGGTGGCTTTGGTGCAGACGAGCTAAACGGACGAAAAACGATGAAGGTTTCGGAGCTTTCGAAGGCGATCGATGCATCAGATATGTATTTCGACTTAATCGTCTTTGATGCATGTCTTATGGGCACAGTTGAAACGGCCTATTCGCTTAGAAACCATGGCAAGTATCTCATCGCTTCTGAAGATTCAATCCCCGCAGCAGGATTGTACTATACCACATGGATCGGTGCGCTGGAGCGAAACCCACAAATTAGCTCGGAAAGATTAGGACGTTTAATTTTAGATTCTTTTACCCTTCATTCGGGGATTGAAGCTAGCATGCAGACAACAATGTCAATGATGAAGCTTTCTCAGGCTGAATCATTGGTTCATGCAATAGAAAATGCAGCATTTGATTTCTCACTTACAGACCTTGCAAAAAACTCTGATCTATTAGGCAAAAACGACGGAGTATTTGATCAATATGATCTTATAGATCTAATGGGCAAATCATCAGAAGTTACTGCTGCTGCTCAAGCACTTGCCTTCGAAGTGAAAAATTCAGCAGGATTTAAAAATCGTAATGGTGTGGGTATGTACGTTCCTAACAAAAAAATGGAACATGCAAATGAAATGAAAGAAGAACTAAAAGCCATGGGTCTTAGTTCAAAGTATCTAGAATCTATTTTTAACTAA